The DNA window AGCACAAGTAACCAATCCGTTGTCATTGGATATATTAGTTGAAGCTTGTCAACACGAAGACTTTGCTGTGCGTGAAATTGCAGCAGAGGCTTTAGGAAAAATAGGCGCTCCTCAAGCACTGATTCATCTGTGGGAGATGCTAATTACTACACCTGATATTAAAGTTAGCTCAATAGTAGAAGCGATCGCCTCAATTCAAAAAAGCTGTGGTTATTATAATTATACGCTCTACAAGGCAAATAAATCTTAATAGTTTTTGATAAGATGAGCATTAAAAAATCTTTTTAGTTAATAAATAAAATGATTATCCTTTGCTAAACCTCAGTCTATTGATGTACTACCAAAGTAACAGAAACAAATACTACAATTGACAGTCCCTAACAATTGATATGCAACGATAGCATTTAAGTGTATAGCTTAGTGGAGGTGAGGAAATATGGTGAAGCCGTCTGAGCCAGTTCTTCACGAAGAACCCCGTAATCAGAGAGCAGCTGTTATTCCTCTCAAGCATGAAGAATCATTTCTCGAATGGTTGAGAAATAGAGGTCGATTAATACCACGTGGTACCGAAGAATACTACGATTATGACGATGAGGAAGAAGAAGAACTAAGCTCAATCATAAGTAATACTACTTATGATTATGAGGAACAAGAAACTGAACAACTGGATTTAGAGGAATGATATCGAGTTCACTTAAAGACTTATCATTGAGACTGGCGCGGAGAGTTTTGAATGATAATTAATTAAATGAATTTGAGATGATTTCTTCTGAGTAAGTAAATATAAATAAACTTGAAACACAGAACCCCGACTTCTCTAAGAAGTCGGGGTTCTTCTTAATAAGTGGAATTTTCCACCTCAATCTACACCAGTTTTAGCTCTGGGTATTGCGCCAGTATATCATCAGTGGTAAGGACATCGCCTTCTGCTTGGGGAGTCCACAGCAGTTCAATCGCCAACAGTTTTTCGCTGGGGATGCTACCAATTTGACGTAAGGCTTGACGCAAGTCATCAGCACTGTTAACTTCTGAAATTTCAAATTTACCTAGAGTCGCCGCCAGTAAAGTCACTATAATGTATTCTCCTGGCCCTTCGGTAATCAAACGGGTTGGATTGTCTAGTTCACCACTAGAAGGTAAAGCACCTTTAGGATTAGCTGCTTTAAGCTGGTTATTGACGTTAGATAAAGTTTCCTCAGTGAATTTGCTACGTTCAGCCAATGCTAAACGGTTAAATACACCTTCTGCTGCATTCAAACGTGCTTGTTGTGTGCTACCACCTGCATATACCCAGTATTCTGGATGGCGAAGTAAAGCCAGGCTGGCTTCTTGTAATACTTCAGTTCTACCTTCTGGAGAGTTGGTATCAGCAGTTTCAGCAATGCGATTCAGTTCGGGTTGTAAATCGCGAGCTTGAGCTAATAATCCCACTTGCAAACGCGCAATTGAAATAGGAGGATTATTGCTGTAGCCAACTTCTTCGTAGCCACCCTCATAGCCACCACTGGTAGCACGACGGAAAGTTTGGACTAAAAAGCCAGCGATCGCCAGAAAAATTAGCAAGCTAAATAATCCGCCACCGACACCAAAAATCGGCACGACAAAGGGAAATCCCCATCCACCACCTGGATACACAGGATAGGGCGCTGGATAGTATCCTCCACCAGGAGGTGCGTAAGTCCGGGGTGATGAGTAGGGGCGGCTACTGGGCGCTCTGAAGGAACCACCACCAATCCTGCCTCCGCTACGGGCTGCTAGTGCTCCATCGGCTTGACTTATCACCAATGCGAACACTGCGACCAGAACAAATAGGGATTTTAAAAGCGGTTTGATGGCTTGTTGTAGTTTTTTACGCATAACACATTGCTTGAAAAACGGTATTTGGTTATGATTTTCTCACTAGGGTAGGATGTTTTTGTTTAGTCAGTGACGCCAGTCCATGGCCCGGAGCGAGTTTCCATTAGTAGTAGCTCTCATCACAGGCTACATCTTCAATGTACCGTTTCCAACCCGATATCAACAGCTATCTTTAGAGGGTATTCCGATCGCAATAACCGTACTTGTATTTTTTTTGTTCTAAAAGGGGACGCTTGAAGAGGACAAGGGGCAGGGGAGACAAGGAGCTGAGGGAGTAGAGATCGGTAAGAATAAATTCTCCCCCATCTCCCATCTCTTCCTCTTCTCCCAACACCCAGTCACCAATCCCTAATCCCCAATAAAGTTGCCATTTTGGCAAGACATTTTGTTTTGATTCAGCTATTGTGTTTATGACTAAAAAGAATACCTAATAAAAACTTTTCCGGTTATTCTCTCTTAAAGCTGTATGAGGTTAGTATGCAGCTATTTACTAAAGCGGGATTCTACAATTATTATTTTACAAAATTTAGTGGAGTTAGAAAAATAACTAGTATTGCTATATTTTTAGTTATCAAATTTAAATGATTTAGCACAATTACAATTTTTGTATTTTATACAAATTATTTCATAATTCAAAATTACTCAAATATAAAATTACTTTGTAGTTCCTGCTATATAAATTACTATGACAGCACTCAAATACTAATTCTTCAAAATTGTTAGTTAAATAATATTAAGAAACTAAAATGAATGCAAAAAAATATATATAAATATCAAAAAATTATGTATAATTATTTACAATTTAATAAATGTGTAATTTTTGAAGATAAATTATAAAAAGTCTCGCAATTAGAACCAAATTGTACTTTATTGACTTTAATAAACCTATTTGGAATTTTGACTTTTGATAGTCAATAAATAAAATATCTAGTTTTTTGAACTAAGTTATCTATGGCTATCCAAGTTTTTAATTGACATCGCTGTATGTGAATTAAAATATAAATTTACAAATTAGAATGAAAGATAAAAATTACTATGTCAATTTTCCCAAAAACAAAGTTGCTAAAGCTAGAAAATAGGAAATACTTTTTTATTAATTATTAGTATAAGTAAATTATATTGATACTTGACTATTAGAATAAATGTAATATTTTTCTTGTTATTTAACTAATTAAGTAGTGTTAAAGTCTTCTTTAAAAAAGAATAATTCCGGCTTTCCTACTATTTAGAAGTTTAATTATCTAATACCTAATGAAACAGATTTACCAAAGGGTAGCAACAATTAGAGATACAGTTGCATCTCCAGATATCTTAATCATGTCTCGTACTTTTTTACCAACAGAGGGCGGGAGTGAGGAATATATATACAATCGTTGTCTTCAAGAACGGGAAAAAGTAATTGTGCTTACGGCTAATTGTATAGGTGATAGAGCATTTGATCGAGCACAAGACTTTCCCATATATCGCTGGCAAATCCCTACATTTTGGTATGATGGTTTGAAGGGAATTTTTTTAACACCTTTGTTCAATTTTGTATGCAATTTTCTACTAGCAATTAAGCTCTATTTTCGTTATCACTATCGCTATATAGAGTGGATCCAGGGTTGTGATTTTCTTTGTTTATTAGTTTTGAGTTATCTTTTACCGATTCGCTTTTTTATCTATCTAAACGAAAATGAAATTTTGCGTGCTTTGCGTAACCCCATAGCACGATCACTGTTTGCATTTACTCTAAAACGTGCCGCAGGCATTATTTGTCACAGTTGTTTCACCCGTGATTTTGTTACCAAGCATTTT is part of the Chlorogloeopsis sp. ULAP01 genome and encodes:
- a CDS encoding DUF3134 family protein, whose product is MVKPSEPVLHEEPRNQRAAVIPLKHEESFLEWLRNRGRLIPRGTEEYYDYDDEEEEELSSIISNTTYDYEEQETEQLDLEE
- a CDS encoding DUF1517 domain-containing protein: MRKKLQQAIKPLLKSLFVLVAVFALVISQADGALAARSGGRIGGGSFRAPSSRPYSSPRTYAPPGGGYYPAPYPVYPGGGWGFPFVVPIFGVGGGLFSLLIFLAIAGFLVQTFRRATSGGYEGGYEEVGYSNNPPISIARLQVGLLAQARDLQPELNRIAETADTNSPEGRTEVLQEASLALLRHPEYWVYAGGSTQQARLNAAEGVFNRLALAERSKFTEETLSNVNNQLKAANPKGALPSSGELDNPTRLITEGPGEYIIVTLLAATLGKFEISEVNSADDLRQALRQIGSIPSEKLLAIELLWTPQAEGDVLTTDDILAQYPELKLV